A section of the Mycolicibacterium anyangense genome encodes:
- a CDS encoding transporter substrate-binding domain-containing protein, with the protein MASRVRAVLSVILLLGVIAGLPALAAPAGAESRTVTLATHDLDPFVTTHDGVKTGFTIDLWEEITKRLGWSTTFLDANGVNGVLDAVKTGAADAGASAVSITADRVQTFDFSQPTLNAGLQILTKAGATQKSTPGLMDFLKLLFSWSMLGWLGAAFIITVIPAHITWLVERRHTDSMVSKSYFPGVLQAFGWGLGTLAAQPDDAPRHWLARCMGLLWAFVSIIFVAYYTATLTANLTVERFDAQISSPTDLFGKSVCTVANTTSTHFLSDLGISFTGARTIEDCYAGLKKGDFDATVFDAPVLQYYARHGGSGAVEIAGPIFKNEDYGIVFRPGSPLRQQVDEALLSMREDGTYDMIKAKWFGSEEGKAGG; encoded by the coding sequence ATGGCCTCACGAGTGCGTGCTGTGCTCAGCGTCATCCTGCTGCTGGGGGTCATCGCCGGCTTACCAGCGTTGGCGGCACCAGCGGGAGCCGAGTCGCGCACCGTCACGCTGGCCACCCATGATCTGGACCCGTTCGTCACCACCCATGACGGCGTGAAGACCGGCTTCACCATCGACCTGTGGGAGGAGATCACCAAGCGGCTCGGCTGGAGCACCACGTTTCTGGATGCCAACGGTGTGAATGGCGTGCTGGATGCGGTCAAGACCGGCGCCGCCGACGCCGGCGCCAGCGCTGTCTCGATCACGGCCGACCGGGTGCAGACCTTCGACTTCTCCCAGCCGACGCTCAATGCCGGGTTGCAGATCCTCACCAAGGCAGGCGCCACGCAGAAGTCGACGCCCGGACTGATGGACTTCCTCAAGCTCCTGTTCTCCTGGTCGATGCTGGGCTGGCTGGGCGCGGCCTTCATCATCACGGTGATCCCGGCCCACATCACCTGGCTGGTGGAACGCCGGCACACCGACTCGATGGTGTCCAAGTCCTACTTTCCCGGCGTATTGCAGGCGTTCGGGTGGGGCCTGGGAACCCTTGCCGCCCAACCCGATGACGCCCCGCGACATTGGCTGGCCCGCTGCATGGGGTTGCTGTGGGCGTTCGTCAGCATCATCTTCGTCGCCTACTACACCGCGACCCTGACGGCGAATCTGACCGTCGAGCGTTTCGATGCCCAAATCTCCTCGCCCACCGATCTTTTCGGTAAGTCGGTGTGCACGGTCGCGAATACCACCTCCACGCACTTCCTCAGCGATCTGGGGATCAGTTTCACCGGCGCCCGCACTATCGAGGACTGCTACGCCGGCCTGAAGAAGGGCGATTTCGACGCCACGGTGTTCGACGCACCGGTACTGCAGTACTACGCGCGCCACGGCGGCTCGGGTGCCGTCGAGATCGCCGGGCCGATCTTTAAGAACGAGGACTACGGCATCGTCTTCCGCCCCGGCAGCCCGCTACGTCAGCAGGTCGACGAAGCATTGCTCTCGATGCGTGAGGACGGCACCTACGACATGATCAAAGCCAAGTGGTTCGGCAGCGAGGAGGGCAAAGCCGGCGGCTGA
- a CDS encoding peptide chain release factor 3 gives MTDHDTEVRTAPTGKAADRLAAEAGRRRTFAVISHPDAGKSTLTEALVLHARVITEAGAIHGKAGRRATVSDWMEMEQARGISITSTALQFPYTSPDGQDCVINLLDTPGHADFSEDTYRVLSAVDCAVMLIDAAKGLEPQTLKLFQVCRHRGIPILTVINKWDRPGRHALELLDEIAERIGLKPTPLTWPVGIAGDFKGVLDRRTGNFIRFTRTAGGATAAPEEHITPDRAEEAAGVDWINAVEECELLSADGGDHDQESFLRGETTPVLFTSAALNFGVNQLLDNLVRLAPPPGAQRDADGNVRPVESPFSAFVFKVQAGMDSAHRDRIAYARVCSGSFERGDVLTHAATGKPFVTKYAQSVFGQQRSTLDSAWPGDVIGLANAAALRPGDTLFRDVPVHFPPIPSFSPEHFAVARGTDPSKHKQFRKGIEQLDQEGVVQVLRSDRRGDQAPVLAAVGPMQFEVASHRMATEFSAPITLEFLPYTVARACAPEDAEFLQKQVSMEVLTRTDGVMLALFTTKWRLQGFQEDNPSVTLRSLVAAGDN, from the coding sequence ATGACAGATCACGACACCGAAGTACGGACCGCCCCCACCGGCAAGGCCGCCGACCGCCTGGCCGCCGAAGCCGGTCGTCGCCGAACCTTTGCGGTCATCAGCCACCCCGACGCCGGCAAGTCCACCCTGACCGAGGCCCTGGTGCTGCACGCCCGGGTGATCACCGAGGCGGGCGCCATCCACGGCAAGGCCGGCCGTCGCGCCACCGTGTCGGACTGGATGGAGATGGAACAGGCCCGCGGTATCTCCATCACCTCCACCGCACTGCAGTTCCCGTACACCTCACCGGACGGTCAGGACTGCGTGATCAACCTGCTCGACACCCCCGGGCACGCCGACTTCTCCGAGGACACCTACCGGGTGCTGTCGGCGGTCGACTGCGCGGTGATGCTGATCGACGCCGCCAAGGGTCTGGAACCGCAAACCCTCAAGCTCTTCCAGGTGTGCCGTCACCGCGGCATCCCGATCCTGACCGTGATCAACAAATGGGACCGACCGGGCCGTCACGCGCTGGAACTGCTCGACGAGATCGCCGAGCGCATCGGCCTCAAACCGACGCCGCTGACCTGGCCGGTGGGTATCGCCGGCGACTTCAAGGGCGTGCTGGATCGCCGCACCGGCAACTTCATCCGCTTCACCCGCACCGCGGGCGGGGCCACCGCGGCCCCCGAGGAGCACATCACGCCGGACCGGGCCGAGGAGGCCGCCGGGGTCGACTGGATCAACGCGGTCGAGGAATGCGAACTGCTCTCCGCCGACGGCGGCGATCACGACCAGGAGTCGTTCCTGCGGGGCGAGACCACGCCGGTGCTGTTCACCTCGGCGGCATTGAACTTCGGCGTCAACCAGCTGCTGGACAATCTGGTCCGGCTGGCGCCGCCGCCGGGCGCCCAACGCGACGCCGACGGCAACGTTCGTCCGGTCGAATCCCCGTTCAGCGCTTTCGTGTTCAAGGTGCAGGCCGGGATGGACTCCGCGCACCGCGACCGCATCGCCTACGCCCGGGTGTGTTCCGGCTCGTTCGAACGTGGTGACGTGCTGACCCACGCGGCCACCGGCAAGCCGTTCGTCACCAAGTACGCCCAGTCGGTGTTCGGTCAGCAGCGCTCCACCCTGGACAGCGCCTGGCCCGGTGACGTCATCGGACTTGCCAACGCGGCGGCGCTGCGCCCGGGCGACACGCTGTTTCGCGATGTGCCCGTTCACTTTCCGCCGATCCCCAGCTTCTCCCCCGAGCACTTCGCGGTGGCCCGCGGCACCGACCCCAGCAAGCACAAGCAGTTCCGCAAGGGCATCGAGCAACTCGACCAAGAGGGCGTGGTGCAGGTGCTGCGCTCGGACCGCCGCGGCGATCAGGCGCCCGTGCTCGCGGCCGTCGGCCCGATGCAGTTCGAGGTCGCCAGCCACCGGATGGCCACCGAGTTCAGCGCACCCATCACGCTGGAGTTCCTGCCCTACACGGTGGCCCGCGCCTGCGCCCCCGAGGACGCCGAGTTCCTGCAGAAGCAGGTCTCCATGGAGGTCCTCACCCGCACCGACGGCGTCATGCTGGCGCTGTTCACCACGAAGTGGCGGCTGCAGGGCTTTCAGGAGGACAACCCGAGCGTCACGCTGCGCTCGCTGGTGGCCGCGGGCGACAACTAA
- the bluB gene encoding 5,6-dimethylbenzimidazole synthase, translating into MPDHAFPTEQRRAVYRVIAERRDMRRFTPGSTVPEEVLARLLAAAHAAPSVGLMQPWRFIRVTDDGLRRRIHALVDAERRLTATALGQRADEFLALKVEGILDCAELLVVALGDGREAHVFGRRTMPHMDLASVSCAIQNLWLAARAEGLGMGWVSLFDPRGLAELLAMPEGADPVAVLCLGPVPDFPDRPALELDKWAFGRPLAEFVSENSWDTATSLHD; encoded by the coding sequence GTGCCCGACCACGCGTTTCCCACTGAGCAGCGGCGGGCGGTCTACCGGGTGATCGCCGAGCGCAGGGACATGCGCCGCTTCACCCCCGGGTCGACGGTGCCCGAAGAGGTCCTGGCCCGTTTGCTGGCCGCCGCGCACGCCGCCCCGAGCGTCGGCCTGATGCAGCCGTGGCGGTTCATCCGGGTCACCGATGACGGGTTGCGCCGGCGCATCCACGCCCTGGTCGACGCCGAACGCCGGTTGACGGCGACCGCACTGGGCCAGCGGGCCGACGAGTTCCTGGCATTGAAGGTCGAGGGCATCCTGGACTGTGCCGAGCTGCTGGTGGTGGCCCTCGGCGACGGACGCGAGGCGCATGTCTTCGGTCGGCGCACCATGCCGCATATGGACCTGGCCTCGGTGTCGTGCGCCATCCAGAACCTGTGGCTGGCGGCCCGAGCCGAGGGGCTCGGGATGGGCTGGGTGTCGCTGTTCGACCCCCGCGGTCTGGCCGAGTTGCTGGCTATGCCCGAGGGCGCCGACCCTGTCGCGGTCCTGTGTCTGGGACCGGTGCCGGACTTCCCCGACCGGCCTGCCTTGGAACTAGACAAGTGGGCATTCGGACGGCCGCTGGCCGAGTTCGTCAGCGAAAACAGTTGGGATACCGCGACCTCACTGCACGACTGA
- a CDS encoding siderophore-interacting protein has product MSSSLAVVAETLEVTPRIRRITLDVLDPAALAVAPGADSAVAVYFDATAPEEGRNYTVRRHDRNRVTIDVVLHERGPGTAWALAARPGDQVVLDHARSWYRRPGGCDWQLLLADLSGLPALARIIGELPGGLPTTAIVDVVDDSDLRYLPQHPDVTVLASIGAGNGCAPGSLAERMAQVDSPGTGYCWFAGEAAESRQIRKHLRARGWRIDQYDITGYWRRDSETWDARFALVENDVVAVYERALTAGKSEKVAFEEFDDALERAGL; this is encoded by the coding sequence ATGAGCAGTTCGCTGGCCGTCGTCGCCGAGACCCTCGAGGTGACTCCGCGAATCCGTCGCATCACGTTGGACGTTCTGGACCCGGCTGCGCTGGCCGTTGCGCCCGGCGCCGACTCAGCAGTGGCGGTGTACTTCGACGCCACCGCACCGGAGGAGGGCCGCAACTACACCGTCCGCCGCCACGACAGGAATCGGGTCACGATCGACGTCGTCCTGCACGAGCGCGGCCCCGGAACCGCCTGGGCCCTCGCCGCGCGCCCCGGTGACCAGGTCGTCCTGGACCACGCCCGCTCCTGGTACCGCCGACCCGGCGGCTGCGATTGGCAGCTGTTGCTCGCCGACCTGTCGGGACTTCCGGCGCTCGCCCGCATCATCGGGGAGCTGCCCGGTGGCCTGCCGACCACCGCCATCGTGGACGTCGTCGACGACTCCGATCTGCGCTATCTGCCGCAGCACCCCGACGTGACCGTGCTCGCCAGCATCGGCGCCGGAAATGGTTGTGCACCAGGCTCCCTGGCAGAGCGGATGGCACAGGTCGACTCCCCCGGCACCGGATACTGCTGGTTCGCCGGGGAGGCCGCCGAATCACGGCAGATTCGAAAACACCTGCGCGCCCGCGGGTGGCGCATCGACCAGTACGACATCACCGGCTACTGGCGCCGGGACTCCGAGACCTGGGATGCCCGCTTCGCACTCGTCGAGAACGACGTCGTCGCGGTCTACGAACGCGCCCTCACGGCAGGCAAGAGCGAGAAGGTGGCCTTCGAGGAGTTCGACGACGCGCTCGAACGAGCGGGCCTCTGA
- a CDS encoding FecCD family ABC transporter permease, protein MIPVDFGRRQAVVRSGRASVRVSWRTVAAVGTMLAVAALVAVWAVGSGTYPVSPTEVMRVLLGTNTSFDRTVVLQWRMPRMLMALLAGAALGISGAIFQALTQNSLGSPDIIGINTGAYTGALVALAAAGGGYYRVAAGALVGGLATAAIVYALSYRNGLLGYRLIVVGIAVGAVLSSVNQWIVVRLDFHTALTASVWQQGTLNGLGWTQVLPMAACLGVVVAVLATMGPALSVLQMGDAVAGGLGLRPERLRFGYLVGGVALVAVACAAAGPISFIALAAPQIARRCTAGAGISLAPAAAMGAVLLLVSDVVAQRVLPGGQLPVGAVTATLGGGYLVYLLVAQSRKGPR, encoded by the coding sequence ATGATCCCGGTCGATTTCGGACGCCGTCAGGCGGTTGTGCGCAGCGGGCGCGCCTCGGTGCGGGTGTCCTGGCGCACCGTGGCAGCGGTCGGCACCATGCTCGCGGTGGCCGCGTTGGTCGCGGTGTGGGCGGTCGGCTCCGGCACGTACCCGGTGAGCCCGACGGAGGTGATGCGGGTGCTGCTGGGCACCAACACCTCCTTCGACCGCACCGTGGTGCTGCAGTGGCGGATGCCGCGGATGCTGATGGCGCTGCTGGCGGGTGCGGCACTCGGGATCTCGGGCGCCATCTTTCAAGCGTTGACCCAGAATTCGCTGGGCAGCCCGGACATCATCGGCATCAACACCGGGGCCTACACGGGGGCACTGGTGGCGCTGGCCGCGGCGGGCGGCGGGTATTACCGGGTGGCGGCAGGGGCGCTCGTCGGCGGCCTGGCCACGGCGGCCATCGTCTACGCGCTGTCCTACCGCAATGGCCTACTCGGGTACCGGCTCATCGTCGTCGGCATCGCCGTCGGCGCCGTGCTCAGTTCGGTCAACCAGTGGATCGTCGTGCGATTGGACTTCCACACCGCCCTGACCGCCTCGGTATGGCAACAGGGCACGCTCAACGGGCTGGGCTGGACGCAGGTGCTGCCGATGGCCGCCTGCTTGGGGGTCGTGGTAGCCGTGCTGGCAACCATGGGGCCCGCGCTGTCGGTGCTGCAGATGGGCGACGCGGTGGCCGGCGGCCTCGGATTGCGCCCCGAACGTCTCCGGTTCGGCTATCTGGTCGGCGGGGTGGCACTGGTCGCGGTGGCCTGTGCGGCGGCCGGGCCGATCTCGTTCATCGCGCTGGCCGCCCCGCAGATCGCCCGTCGCTGCACCGCCGGCGCGGGGATCAGCCTGGCACCCGCGGCGGCGATGGGAGCGGTGCTGTTGTTGGTCAGCGATGTCGTGGCACAGCGCGTGCTCCCCGGCGGACAACTTCCCGTCGGCGCGGTCACCGCCACCCTCGGGGGTGGCTACCTGGTGTATCTGCTTGTCGCTCAGTCCAGAAAGGGGCCGCGATGA
- a CDS encoding DEAD/DEAH box helicase, protein MSSPSSSPSSVLLSDPSELAGLRAAGADPDRLFGSFAAWAQQRGTALYPAQEEALIELVSGANVVLATPTGSGKSLVATGALYAALARSSEQQGRSFYTAPIKALVNEKFFALCEVFGAANVGMLTGDAAVNADAPIITCTAEVLANIALREGADAEIGLVVMDEFHFYGDPDRGWAWQVPLLELPRAQFLLMSATLGDVTFLREDLTRRTGRPTALVANAQRPVPLFYSYATTPMQETIGDLLDTKRAPVYVVHFTQASALERAQALMSVNVCSKEEKAAIADLIGAFRFSSAFGTTLSRLVRHGIGVHHAGMLPKYRRLVEQLAQAGLLKVICGTDTLGVGINVPIRTVVFSALSKYDGTRTRLLSAREFHQIAGRAGRAGYDTAGTVVVQAPDHEVENLKQFAKVADDPKKRRKLLRRKAPEGMVPWSEATMTRLVDAVPEPLTSNMRVSTAMILDVVDRPGDPFVAMRRLLTDNHEPRKRQLAHIREAVGIARSLLQAGILERLAVPDPDGRRYRLTVDLPPDFALNQPLSTFALAAMEVLDPASESYALEVVSVIEATLEDPRQILAAQLNKARGEAVAAMKAEGIEYEERIELLDDVTYPKPLDELLRHTFEVYLRSNPWAADGRLSPKSVVREMWERAFTFREFVSVYGLTRSEGAVLRYLSDAFKALRSGVPAAARTEELTDIVEWLGELVRQVDSSLLDEWEQLTNPDQPDAVAVSVPSRPRPLTGNQRAFTAMVRNALFRRVELFARRRSSELGALDSGSGWTAQRWDDVIDDYFDEYDDVGTGADARGPAMLIFDRRPDVWRVRQILDDPAGDHDWAFEAEVDLAASDEEGTAVIRLLDAGRLD, encoded by the coding sequence ATGTCCTCTCCGTCGTCCTCTCCGTCTTCCGTCCTCCTCTCCGACCCGAGTGAACTGGCCGGGCTCCGCGCGGCCGGCGCCGACCCCGACCGGCTGTTCGGCTCCTTCGCCGCGTGGGCACAACAGCGCGGCACCGCGCTGTACCCCGCCCAGGAGGAGGCCCTGATCGAGTTGGTCAGCGGCGCCAACGTCGTACTGGCAACGCCGACCGGGTCGGGCAAGTCGCTGGTGGCCACCGGGGCGCTGTACGCGGCGTTGGCTCGATCTTCCGAGCAACAAGGCCGCAGCTTTTACACCGCACCGATCAAGGCACTGGTCAACGAGAAGTTCTTCGCTCTGTGCGAGGTGTTCGGGGCGGCCAATGTCGGCATGCTGACTGGCGATGCCGCGGTCAACGCGGACGCGCCGATCATCACGTGTACCGCCGAGGTGCTGGCCAACATCGCCCTGCGGGAAGGTGCCGATGCCGAGATCGGCCTGGTGGTCATGGACGAGTTCCATTTTTACGGCGACCCGGACCGCGGCTGGGCGTGGCAGGTGCCGCTGCTGGAGCTGCCCAGAGCACAGTTCCTGCTGATGTCGGCGACGCTGGGCGATGTCACCTTCCTGCGCGAGGACCTCACCCGGCGCACTGGCCGTCCCACCGCACTGGTCGCCAATGCGCAGCGGCCGGTCCCGCTGTTCTATTCGTATGCGACCACGCCGATGCAGGAGACCATCGGCGACCTGCTCGACACCAAGCGAGCGCCCGTCTATGTCGTGCACTTCACCCAGGCCTCCGCGCTGGAGCGGGCGCAGGCGCTGATGAGTGTCAACGTCTGCAGCAAGGAGGAGAAGGCCGCGATCGCCGATCTCATCGGGGCGTTCCGCTTCTCCTCGGCGTTCGGAACCACGCTGTCGCGGTTGGTTCGGCACGGCATCGGTGTGCACCATGCCGGCATGCTGCCCAAGTACCGGCGGCTGGTCGAACAGCTCGCCCAGGCCGGTCTGCTCAAGGTCATCTGCGGCACCGACACCCTGGGCGTCGGGATCAACGTGCCGATCCGCACGGTGGTGTTCTCCGCGCTGTCGAAGTACGACGGCACCCGCACCCGGTTGCTCAGTGCACGTGAATTCCACCAGATCGCCGGGCGGGCCGGGCGGGCCGGCTACGACACCGCCGGCACCGTCGTGGTTCAGGCACCCGACCACGAGGTGGAGAACCTCAAGCAGTTCGCCAAGGTTGCCGACGACCCGAAGAAGCGCCGAAAACTGTTGCGCCGCAAGGCCCCCGAGGGCATGGTGCCGTGGAGCGAGGCCACCATGACCCGGCTCGTCGACGCGGTCCCCGAACCGCTGACCTCCAACATGCGGGTGTCGACCGCAATGATCCTCGATGTCGTGGACCGCCCCGGCGACCCGTTCGTGGCGATGCGCAGGCTGCTCACCGACAATCACGAACCGCGCAAACGCCAGCTCGCCCACATCCGCGAGGCGGTCGGCATCGCCCGGTCACTGCTGCAGGCCGGAATCCTCGAACGCCTCGCCGTGCCCGACCCCGATGGTCGCCGCTACCGGCTCACCGTCGACCTGCCACCGGATTTCGCCCTCAACCAGCCGCTGTCGACGTTCGCGCTGGCGGCGATGGAGGTACTCGACCCGGCATCGGAAAGCTATGCGCTCGAGGTTGTTTCGGTGATCGAGGCGACGCTGGAAGACCCCCGCCAGATCCTGGCCGCGCAGCTGAACAAGGCCAGGGGTGAAGCCGTCGCCGCGATGAAGGCCGAGGGAATCGAGTACGAGGAGCGTATTGAGCTCCTCGACGACGTGACCTATCCCAAGCCGCTCGACGAGCTGCTGCGCCACACCTTCGAGGTGTATCTGCGCAGCAATCCCTGGGCTGCCGACGGCCGGCTGTCGCCGAAGTCGGTGGTGCGCGAAATGTGGGAGCGGGCCTTCACCTTTCGCGAGTTCGTCAGTGTCTACGGATTGACCCGCTCCGAGGGTGCGGTGCTGCGCTATCTTTCCGACGCTTTCAAGGCCTTGCGGTCGGGGGTGCCGGCAGCCGCGCGCACCGAGGAACTCACCGACATCGTGGAATGGCTCGGCGAGCTGGTGCGCCAAGTCGACTCCAGCCTGCTCGACGAGTGGGAGCAACTCACCAACCCGGACCAGCCCGACGCCGTCGCAGTCTCGGTGCCGAGCCGTCCCCGCCCGCTGACCGGCAACCAGCGGGCCTTCACCGCCATGGTGCGCAACGCCCTGTTCCGGCGCGTCGAGCTGTTCGCCCGGCGCCGTTCGTCTGAACTCGGCGCGCTGGACTCCGGATCGGGGTGGACCGCGCAGCGCTGGGACGATGTCATCGACGACTACTTCGACGAGTACGACGATGTCGGCACCGGAGCCGACGCCCGCGGTCCCGCCATGCTGATCTTCGACCGCAGGCCCGACGTATGGCGGGTGCGCCAGATCCTGGACGACCCGGCCGGCGACCATGACTGGGCCTTCGAGGCCGAGGTGGACCTGGCGGCCTCCGACGAGGAGGGAACCGCCGTCATCCGGCTCCTCGACGCTGGTCGGCTGGATTAG
- a CDS encoding ABC transporter ATP-binding protein, producing MTASRLSAEHLSIGYGDRPVITDLSVQILDARITVIVGPNACGKSTLLRTLARLLRPSAGKVILDGSEIGTLHTKEVARRMGLLPQSATAPEGITVADLVSRGRFPHQRVIRQWSRDDEAAVAEAMRCTAITGLSGRLVDELSGGQRQRVWVAMVLAQQTPLLLLDEPTTYLDITHQVELLDLFTMLNREHGRTVVAVLHDLNHACRYADHIIAMKDGRIVAQGNPREVVDETLVESVYGLRCQIIDDPQTGTPLIVPRAGAHLRERR from the coding sequence ATGACGGCGAGCCGACTATCCGCCGAACATCTCTCGATCGGCTACGGCGACCGACCGGTGATCACCGATCTGTCCGTGCAGATACTCGACGCCAGGATCACTGTGATCGTCGGACCCAACGCCTGCGGCAAGTCCACCCTGCTCCGCACCCTGGCCAGGCTGCTGCGCCCGTCGGCGGGCAAGGTGATCCTCGACGGTAGCGAGATCGGCACGCTACACACCAAGGAGGTGGCCCGGCGGATGGGTCTCCTGCCGCAGAGTGCCACCGCGCCCGAGGGCATCACCGTGGCCGATCTGGTCTCGCGCGGACGGTTCCCCCATCAACGGGTCATCCGGCAGTGGTCGCGCGACGACGAGGCCGCCGTGGCCGAGGCGATGCGGTGCACCGCCATCACCGGGTTGTCGGGACGACTGGTCGACGAGTTGTCCGGCGGTCAGCGCCAACGGGTCTGGGTGGCGATGGTGCTGGCACAGCAGACCCCGCTGCTACTGCTCGACGAGCCGACCACCTACCTGGACATCACCCATCAGGTGGAGTTGCTCGACCTCTTCACGATGCTCAACCGCGAGCATGGCCGGACCGTGGTGGCCGTGTTGCACGATCTGAACCATGCCTGCCGCTACGCCGACCACATCATCGCGATGAAGGACGGTCGTATTGTCGCCCAGGGCAATCCGCGCGAGGTCGTCGACGAGACGCTGGTCGAATCCGTCTACGGGTTACGGTGCCAGATCATCGACGACCCGCAGACCGGCACCCCGTTGATCGTTCCCCGCGCCGGCGCCCACCTCAGGGAGCGGCGGTGA
- a CDS encoding FecCD family ABC transporter permease produces the protein MAMLFAATLVLGVMCLASLAIGTNTTTLPTVWSAIVDYRNVGDQWIVRELRIPRTVLGVLVGLALALSGSLIQAVGRNPLADSEILGINSGAALAVVAAIAFLGVHGIWTYIWFAFAGALVAMTVVAAISMTGRAITTPVRVLLAGVAVGAVMDGFGYTIRLRNPSAFDNMRFWDSGALDGRPLEVAAAIAPFIVVGAVLCLTVSRSLNVTSLGDDLAHSMGTNVGRTQGISLVAVTLLAGAATAGAGPIGFVGLMVPHAVRRFTGPDWRWILAYSCVAGPVLLLAADILGRVLIRPAELPAGIVTAFLGAPVLIWLIRKNGTKTG, from the coding sequence ATGGCCATGCTGTTCGCGGCCACCCTCGTTCTCGGGGTGATGTGTCTGGCGAGCCTGGCGATCGGCACCAACACCACCACGCTGCCGACGGTGTGGTCGGCGATCGTCGACTACCGCAACGTCGGCGACCAGTGGATCGTGCGCGAGCTGAGGATCCCCCGCACCGTGCTCGGTGTCCTGGTCGGTCTCGCGCTCGCCCTGTCGGGCAGCCTGATCCAGGCTGTTGGCCGAAATCCGTTGGCCGACAGCGAAATCCTCGGGATCAACTCCGGAGCAGCGCTTGCGGTCGTCGCCGCGATCGCCTTCCTGGGCGTCCACGGGATCTGGACCTACATCTGGTTCGCCTTCGCCGGTGCACTTGTGGCAATGACGGTGGTCGCCGCGATCAGCATGACCGGGCGGGCCATCACCACTCCGGTTCGGGTGCTGCTCGCCGGGGTCGCGGTCGGTGCGGTGATGGACGGCTTCGGGTACACCATCCGGCTGCGCAACCCGTCAGCCTTCGACAACATGCGCTTCTGGGACAGCGGAGCACTCGACGGACGACCGCTCGAGGTCGCTGCGGCCATCGCCCCGTTCATCGTCGTCGGCGCTGTGCTGTGCCTGACCGTCAGCAGGTCACTCAATGTGACCTCGCTCGGCGACGACCTCGCCCACAGCATGGGCACCAATGTCGGCCGCACCCAAGGGATCAGCCTGGTCGCGGTCACCCTGCTGGCGGGGGCCGCGACGGCCGGGGCCGGCCCCATCGGATTCGTGGGCTTGATGGTTCCGCACGCGGTACGCCGGTTCACCGGCCCGGACTGGCGCTGGATCCTGGCCTATTCGTGTGTCGCCGGACCAGTCCTGCTCTTGGCGGCCGACATCCTGGGACGCGTGCTCATCAGGCCAGCCGAACTGCCGGCCGGAATCGTGACCGCGTTCCTGGGCGCGCCCGTCCTGATCTGGCTGATCCGCAAGAACGGTACGAAAACCGGATGA
- a CDS encoding methionyl-tRNA formyltransferase, producing the protein MRVVMFGYQTWGYRTLAALLKSRHEVCLVVTHPTSDHAYESIWADSVEDLARAAGIEVFLAKRPTPELTERVAALAPDVMVANNWRTRIPQELFGIPSYGTVNLHDSLLPRFTGFSPVIWSLISGASHTGLTAHLMDDDLDTGDILVQRAVEITPVSTGTDLVLATLDLVPEVLEEALDGLENGTLTPVPQDLGDRTFFHKRSEQDGLVDWAWPASDIERLIRALSDPYPNAYTFFRGQRLRLIRAHVSRCTYGGTPGRVFVDEDGGMVIVAGADAYRGGSPGLVLDVVRTDDGTDHSALDYFRRGGGYLTAAP; encoded by the coding sequence ATGCGGGTGGTCATGTTCGGCTATCAGACATGGGGGTACCGCACGCTTGCCGCGTTGCTGAAGTCCCGCCACGAGGTGTGTCTGGTGGTGACGCATCCGACAAGTGATCATGCCTACGAATCGATTTGGGCGGATTCGGTGGAGGACTTGGCCAGAGCGGCTGGGATCGAGGTGTTCCTGGCCAAGCGACCGACTCCCGAATTGACCGAGCGGGTCGCCGCGTTGGCGCCCGATGTGATGGTGGCCAACAACTGGCGCACCCGGATTCCCCAGGAGTTGTTCGGCATTCCGTCGTACGGCACGGTGAATCTGCACGACTCGCTGTTGCCGCGGTTCACCGGCTTCTCCCCGGTGATCTGGTCGCTGATCAGTGGTGCCTCGCACACCGGCCTGACCGCTCATCTGATGGACGACGACCTGGATACCGGTGACATCCTGGTGCAGCGCGCCGTCGAGATCACCCCGGTCAGCACCGGCACCGACCTGGTGCTGGCCACGTTGGATCTGGTGCCGGAGGTGCTCGAGGAGGCACTGGACGGTCTGGAGAACGGGACGCTGACCCCGGTGCCGCAGGATCTGGGCGACCGGACGTTCTTCCACAAACGGTCCGAGCAGGACGGGCTGGTCGACTGGGCCTGGCCGGCCAGCGACATCGAACGATTGATTCGGGCTTTATCGGACCCATATCCCAACGCCTACACCTTCTTTCGCGGTCAGCGGCTGCGGCTGATCCGCGCACACGTCTCGCGGTGCACCTATGGCGGAACGCCCGGCCGGGTGTTCGTCGACGAGGACGGTGGCATGGTGATCGTCGCCGGTGCCGATGCCTACCGCGGCGGCTCGCCGGGGCTGGTGCTCGACGTCGTCCGCACCGACGACGGCACCGACCACAGCGCGCTCGATTATTTCCGGCGGGGTGGCGGCTACCTCACCGCCGCTCCCTGA